The Microbacterium amylolyticum genome includes the window GGCACCAGAGTGAGAGCACACGTCTCCGCTGCCCCGGCGCTCCGGCTGCCGAGCGCCTCGGGTGCGCGCAACCGAGTTCTCGCGTGAGCGCGCTCGTCATCTCCGATGGCGCCGGCGGTTCGTTCACTGCGCACGCCGTCGTCTTTGACTGCGATGGCATCCTCGTCGACTCAGAATCCGTATGGTTGCGCCTGATTTCCGAGTGCCTTGCCGAGCTTCCTGATGTCGACGCTGACGCGTTTCACGGGCTCAGCGTCGACGACACGGCGCGCGTTCTCGCTGCGCACACGGGCCAGGCAGCGAGCGATGTCCGTATCGACCTGGTCAAGACCTACTCGGACCTCCTTCGCCCCGGAGTGGAACCCATGCCGGGGGCCGTCGAGCTCATGACGCACCTGGCCGCCCACATCCCCGTCGCGGTGGCAAGCAAC containing:
- a CDS encoding HAD family hydrolase, whose translation is MSALVISDGAGGSFTAHAVVFDCDGILVDSESVWLRLISECLAELPDVDADAFHGLSVDDTARVLAAHTGQAASDVRIDLVKTYSDLLRPGVEPMPGAVELMTHLAAHIPVAVASNGLRHDVNMMLKSVGLLDIIPVIRTLEDVPRGKPAPDLYLAAAHALGTDPRHIIALEDSPAGATAARTAGMTVLGVNADPRVALTCDARFASLVDITARIVPETMETRTS